The genomic region TAGGTATTTGTAGCGTGCATTCGCCCATTTGACCGGAATTGCGTGAATATTCGAATACGACTTGATATGAAACATCCGTCAGCAGCGAAAGAAGCTCCGTTTGTCGTATGTCCCTGTTCAGCACTTTACACAGTGATTGAATGAACCAAGCGCCTTGTTCTTCATCCCGGATCGCAACATATTCGTAGTAGGTCGCGTACATCATCAACAGGTCAGCATGCATGGGAAGGATAAAACTTTCCTCGTTGCTCCCAGGTGGAGCGGCATCTTccccatttttcttcttttgtacTGGTGCCGTCTCTACAAGAGATCCTCGACACGCTTGAATGAAGAACAGCTTAGGCTTTCCTTTGAGTGATGGACAGTTGTTTCCGACGAAATTTTGCCATAATCTGTCGACAGCGACATCAAATTTTCCGACTTGTatcttttctttgcttccgtgagccatcaccaccatcacaaaGCAATCACTATCGCTATGATCTTCATCAGCCACATTTTCAAGCAATTCCAATAGGTCCCGTTCCTTTAGATCAATTCCAACTTGCACATTAAACTGCAGTTTCTTCAAAACCTCTACGACGTCTTTAGTATCCTTTTCCGAACCAAGTCTATTTTCTGTATAATTTATCACCAATGCTTTGCCTCGATATCTATGAGACGTTTTGTAACAGAGGTCGTTTTCTCCGGGGGTTCCCATTTTTAGGAGGCTTTTTCAACTGTGGTCGGTTGTATTTTCGGTGCACGACTGTGTAATACTTGAAGTTGGCTCAATTTTATATCATTTGGTACAACGACAATGTTATCAATCCTGTGATAaggattaattaaaaataaacaaaatttgcaGGAAGCTGTTGGTTTATTATCAAATTCAATGAAATTTGCATGTCATCGGAACTAATTATTTATACAATCTCAATCAATCACGACATGTGATCCAGTGTagaatcgatttgaaatttcacAACCACACAACCTGTAGATacatttccaagcaaaactaTTCTTTTTTTCGAACGGCTTTATAATCATAACTACTTTTTCCTTGTTGATTTCTTTCATATAAACTTTAGCAAACATTGCACTAGATCTTTTATCCTTGTCACTTAAATGATTAAATGCTTACTTGAAGTATATACTTTTTATTGATCCCATAGATCTGAGAAACATATTATTGTGGTGCCTTCTTGATGTAATTCTCGGTCACATCTCGCACCATCAAGTCGACAAGTCTGTCCAGATCATACTTGTGCTGCCAGCCCCAGTCCTGGCGAGCCTCGGAGTCGTCGAAAATCTGCGGCCACGAGTCGGCAATGAGCTGCCGGCTGTCGGGGCGATAGCTCACGTGCAGCTCCGGGATATATTTGGCCAGCTTGTCGACCAGCTCCTCGGGCGTGAACGACATGGCGGTGACATTGTACACCCGGCGCTTTAGCTGCTCCTCTGGGGCAGTCATGAACTCCAGCAGTGAGCGCAGACAATCCTCGATGTACATCATCGGAAGGCGCGTGTCCGGCTTCAGGTAGCATTGGTATTTGCCCGTCTTCAGGCCCTCGAAGAATATCGCAACGGCGTAATCTTTACGTGAAACACAGAGAAAGAGATTATGAGTTTACTTCTGAGGACATCAAATAGAAGGCGTTTGCCTAATCTTACCGGTCGTGCCACCGCCAGGAGGATCGCTCGAGATCACACCCGGAAACCGCAGGCAGCGGAAGTCCAGCCCAAACTTGTGGTGATAGTACTCGCCCATCAGCTCGGCGTGCACCTTCGACACACCGTAGATCGTCCGGGGACGCTGAATCGTAACGTTGGGTGTCGGACTTCTGGGACTATCCGGACCAAAGGCACCGATCGTACTCGGTACGAAGATGCGCAGTTTGTACTGCTTCGCCAGCTCGAGCACGTTATGCATTCCCTCGATGTTGACGCGCACGGCCAGCGGCACATTCTGCTCGCCGATCGCGCTGAGGAGGGCCGAAAAGTGAATGATCCAGTCCACCCGGTGGTTGACGACAATCTTCTGCAGACCCTTGAAGTCCAGAATGTCGGCAAAGATGTACGGGCCACTGTTGACGATCGCGTCGCTCGGTTTGATGATATCGGACAGGATGACACTTTCGTCGCCGTACTGACTGCGAAGCAGTTTGGCACACTCGACTCCCAACTGGCCAAGTCCACCTGTGGGATAATATTTAGTACTTTTGCATTACAGTCAAACATGAACGATCAATTTAATACACTCTCTTATTTGTCCAGCTGTAGCTAAATTTCTTTTGCAAAATTCTCAGTAGCTTATCTTATCATTGTCTGCCCAATGAATAGGGGTAGGAGtgaattttttataatttctaaTGAAGCTATACGCATGAAACAACTGATAGAATTAATGTTTCTTATCAATTCCTTAATATCAGGCGGGTTCTCGTGAATTTTGCGAAACTCCGGTGATAAACCAATTCTTGGTAACGTgcgcaaaacaataaaaatatcttAGATGTTTGACTGTAAATTATCAGATCAACGCAGATTCTTAATCGACAACTCCACAATCATTCGAATACAATAAGCGATTT from Anopheles coustani chromosome 3, idAnoCousDA_361_x.2, whole genome shotgun sequence harbors:
- the LOC131272673 gene encoding L-threonine 3-dehydrogenase, mitochondrial, with product MLLRRAGLALGGSLRQQLQRHPIQEGSQLRWLSNGNRKTHPKILITGGLGQLGVECAKLLRSQYGDESVILSDIIKPSDAIVNSGPYIFADILDFKGLQKIVVNHRVDWIIHFSALLSAIGEQNVPLAVRVNIEGMHNVLELAKQYKLRIFVPSTIGAFGPDSPRSPTPNVTIQRPRTIYGVSKVHAELMGEYYHHKFGLDFRCLRFPGVISSDPPGGGTTDYAVAIFFEGLKTGKYQCYLKPDTRLPMMYIEDCLRSLLEFMTAPEEQLKRRVYNVTAMSFTPEELVDKLAKYIPELHVSYRPDSRQLIADSWPQIFDDSEARQDWGWQHKYDLDRLVDLMVRDVTENYIKKAPQ